In Amphiura filiformis chromosome 1, Afil_fr2py, whole genome shotgun sequence, the following are encoded in one genomic region:
- the LOC140148985 gene encoding cyclin-dependent kinase 4 inhibitor B-like isoform X1: protein MDEQEIHENAQPNPSSDDKELTLTEAAAKGKVERVRILLNQGVDPNSTDQNGRTALQTMNWSYPEIAMMLLEKGANPNPNPEVQDPDVGRTPLHDAVAYGTPDTVKCLLIAGADVTKTDINGKTPYDLAVGRGNAEIIASFITKPEIEV, encoded by the exons ATGGATGAACAAGAAATCCACGAAAATGCTCAACCAAATCCCTCATCAGACGATAAGGAACTAACACTGACAGAGGCAGCAGCCAAAGGAAAAGTAGAAAGAGTGCGAATCCTTCTTAATCAAGGTGTTGATCCAAATAGCACAGATCAAAACGGCCGGACGGCGTTGCAG ACCATGAACTGGTCTTATCCTGAGATTGCGATGATGTTACTTGAAAAAGGcgccaaccccaaccccaaccccgaAGTCCAGGATCCAGATGTGGGAAGAACGCCTCTCCACGACGCCGTCGCATACGGAACACCAGATACAGTGAAGTGTCTACTTATAGCCGGGGCTGATGTTACCAAAACAGATATAAATGGAAAGACACCTTATGATCTGGCGGTAGGAAGAGGCAATGCAGAGATAATAGCTAGTTTT ATCACTAAGCCTGAAATTGAAGTGTAG
- the LOC140148985 gene encoding cyclin-dependent kinase 4 inhibitor B-like isoform X2 has protein sequence MDEQEIHENAQPNPSSDDKELTLTEAAAKGKVERVRILLNQGVDPNSTDQNGRTALQTMNWSYPEIAMMLLEKGANPNPNPEVQDPDVGRTPLHDAVAYGTPDTVKCLLIAGADVTKTDINGKTPYDLAVGRGNAEIIASFTDH, from the exons ATGGATGAACAAGAAATCCACGAAAATGCTCAACCAAATCCCTCATCAGACGATAAGGAACTAACACTGACAGAGGCAGCAGCCAAAGGAAAAGTAGAAAGAGTGCGAATCCTTCTTAATCAAGGTGTTGATCCAAATAGCACAGATCAAAACGGCCGGACGGCGTTGCAG ACCATGAACTGGTCTTATCCTGAGATTGCGATGATGTTACTTGAAAAAGGcgccaaccccaaccccaaccccgaAGTCCAGGATCCAGATGTGGGAAGAACGCCTCTCCACGACGCCGTCGCATACGGAACACCAGATACAGTGAAGTGTCTACTTATAGCCGGGGCTGATGTTACCAAAACAGATATAAATGGAAAGACACCTTATGATCTGGCGGTAGGAAGAGGCAATGCAGAGATAATAGCTAGTTTT ACAGATCACTAA